From the Priestia aryabhattai genome, one window contains:
- a CDS encoding alpha/beta fold hydrolase: MSYFIHVTPKTKLFVQDIGKGEPVLFLHGWPVNAKMYEYQFTTLPAYGIRCIAPDLRGFGKSDAPFTGYSYNQLADDIRMLVERVGLKNYTLVGFSMGGAIAIRYMSRHLGYGVKKLILLGAAAPSFIQKTDFPYGLPAAEVNTIIQNTYRDRPNMLEDFGEKFFSQPISSAFRGWFQDLGLEASGHGTIKTAVSLRDEDLREDLSQIFAETYILHGKKDQICPFDLAKVMNRHISFSTLIPFENSGHGLFYDEREKVNDTLIELIAKSSAYK, encoded by the coding sequence ATGAGCTATTTTATTCACGTAACTCCTAAAACTAAACTTTTTGTTCAGGATATTGGAAAAGGGGAACCAGTTCTTTTCCTTCACGGGTGGCCTGTTAATGCTAAAATGTACGAATATCAATTTACAACGTTGCCGGCCTACGGTATTCGATGTATCGCTCCTGATCTTCGCGGATTCGGAAAATCGGATGCGCCTTTCACCGGCTATTCTTACAATCAATTAGCGGATGATATTCGCATGTTAGTAGAAAGGGTGGGACTTAAAAATTATACGCTAGTAGGCTTTTCTATGGGGGGAGCCATTGCCATTCGATATATGAGCAGACATTTAGGATATGGCGTGAAGAAGTTAATTTTATTAGGGGCAGCGGCTCCAAGCTTCATCCAAAAAACTGATTTTCCATATGGACTTCCTGCTGCGGAAGTAAATACAATTATTCAAAATACGTATAGAGATCGCCCTAACATGCTTGAAGATTTTGGGGAAAAGTTTTTTAGTCAGCCCATCAGCTCAGCTTTTAGAGGATGGTTTCAAGATTTAGGTTTAGAGGCATCTGGTCATGGAACGATTAAAACTGCGGTGTCTTTACGAGACGAAGACTTACGGGAAGATTTGAGTCAAATTTTCGCTGAGACATATATATTACACGGAAAAAAAGATCAAATTTGTCCATTTGATCTTGCAAAAGTAATGAATCGTCATATTTCATTTTCTACCCTTATTCCATTTGAAAATAGTGGACACGGCCTTTTTTATGATGAACGTGAGAAAGTAAATGATACTCTTATTGAACTCATCGCTAAAAGCTCAGCCTATAAGTAA
- a CDS encoding YqcI/YcgG family protein: MASKMLFRANEILESTHVPFWGKDAFQYFQSDILSVETPFPCILGVEGFKKDLLRFSFVTTPYNYQDIRHAASALREYIDTFKAIGRYTSFVLFFKPEHKERSMEEYETMFWDTLTFLHQIDQKKWPQDIPKDPKDALWEFCFHGEPIFVVCNTPAHSLRKSRKSRGFMITFQPRWVFEGMTGDSKIGQHVQKVVRDRLKTYDDVSAHPELGWYGQQGNREWKQYFLHDDNNYTTGQCPFKLKRSEQHGRKKSLY, from the coding sequence ATGGCATCAAAAATGCTTTTTCGAGCCAATGAGATTTTAGAGTCAACGCATGTCCCGTTTTGGGGAAAAGATGCTTTTCAATATTTCCAAAGCGATATATTATCAGTAGAAACTCCATTTCCCTGTATATTAGGGGTAGAAGGCTTTAAAAAAGATTTACTGCGTTTTTCATTTGTGACTACTCCTTATAACTATCAAGATATTAGGCATGCAGCATCGGCACTTAGAGAATACATAGATACGTTTAAGGCCATAGGTCGCTATACATCCTTTGTGTTATTCTTTAAGCCTGAACATAAAGAACGCTCAATGGAAGAATATGAAACGATGTTTTGGGATACGCTGACGTTTCTTCATCAAATTGATCAAAAGAAATGGCCGCAAGACATTCCAAAAGACCCAAAAGATGCATTATGGGAATTTTGCTTTCACGGAGAACCTATTTTTGTTGTCTGTAATACGCCTGCTCATTCTTTACGTAAAAGCCGTAAGAGCAGAGGATTTATGATTACATTTCAGCCTCGGTGGGTGTTTGAAGGTATGACAGGAGATTCAAAAATAGGGCAGCACGTACAAAAGGTCGTCCGCGATCGGTTAAAAACATATGATGACGTATCAGCTCACCCTGAATTAGGATGGTATGGGCAGCAGGGAAATCGAGAGTGGAAGCAATATTTTTTACACGATGATAATAACTATACTACCGGACAGTGTCCGTTTAAATTAAAAAGGAGTGAGCAGCATGGACGTAAAAAAAGCCTCTATTAA
- a CDS encoding cupin domain-containing protein — protein MDVKKASIKKGVGGKFEEVIKELLPAYTGYVEVQHDIAFQTHPSHTHPTDEILHILEGSIYFTVERDTVLCHAGDRIHLPKQTVHSSKAGPDGCTYVISILK, from the coding sequence ATGGACGTAAAAAAAGCCTCTATTAAAAAAGGAGTTGGCGGAAAGTTTGAAGAAGTAATTAAAGAGCTGCTCCCGGCGTATACTGGATACGTTGAAGTACAGCACGATATTGCTTTTCAAACCCATCCGTCTCATACGCATCCAACTGATGAAATTCTTCATATACTTGAAGGGTCTATTTACTTTACAGTTGAACGTGATACGGTTCTATGTCACGCAGGAGATCGGATACATTTACCGAAACAAACCGTTCATTCTTCAAAAGCCGGTCCTGATGGATGCACATACGTTATTTCCATTTTAAAATAA
- a CDS encoding cysteine hydrolase family protein, translating to MLRSRPVLLLIDVQEGFYSPQWGKRNNLDAEKHMMTLLQAWRRQDYPVIHVQHASENPDSPLHPSSKGFQFKEGFGPQEDEYLIRKHVNSCFIGTELDSYLKANGYDTLILIGLTTNHCVSTTARMAGNLGYRTYVVNDATACFDCISYDGKTRLHAEDVHTFALSSLHKEFATVVSTKETLQVLQTFQYAQNNS from the coding sequence ATGCTACGTTCCCGACCAGTGTTACTACTTATCGATGTACAAGAAGGGTTTTATTCACCCCAGTGGGGGAAAAGAAACAATTTAGATGCAGAAAAACATATGATGACGCTACTGCAAGCATGGAGGCGCCAAGATTACCCTGTCATTCACGTGCAGCATGCATCAGAAAATCCTGATTCTCCTTTACATCCAAGTTCAAAGGGATTTCAGTTCAAAGAAGGATTTGGCCCACAAGAAGACGAATACTTAATTCGCAAACACGTGAACAGCTGCTTCATTGGAACAGAGCTAGATAGTTATTTAAAAGCAAATGGCTATGATACGCTCATCTTAATAGGACTAACTACTAATCACTGCGTCTCTACGACTGCCCGCATGGCTGGAAATCTAGGGTATAGGACGTATGTTGTGAACGATGCAACAGCTTGCTTTGATTGTATATCCTACGATGGAAAAACAAGGCTGCATGCAGAAGATGTACATACATTCGCATTGTCTTCTTTGCACAAAGAGTTTGCAACAGTCGTTTCTACAAAAGAGACCCTTCAAGTCCTTCAAACTTTTCAATATGCTCAAAACAATAGCTGA
- a CDS encoding GNAT family N-acetyltransferase, whose translation MIIRYAKEEDLPMLVEIYNQSVQTSAATFDLTPVTVEQRRGWFNNHISDELFPLIVAEIDGVVAGYASLSSYRDKEAYIQTVELSIYIDKNQQGHGIGKQLMKRILELAKELNHHVVISGITKGNDISIKMHEQFNFTFCGEFKEVGWKFNQWQDVLFYQLIL comes from the coding sequence ATGATTATTCGTTATGCTAAAGAAGAAGATTTACCTATGCTTGTTGAAATTTATAATCAGTCCGTTCAAACAAGTGCTGCTACTTTTGACTTAACGCCTGTAACAGTAGAACAAAGAAGAGGTTGGTTTAATAACCATATTAGCGATGAACTATTTCCACTTATTGTTGCGGAAATAGATGGGGTAGTAGCAGGCTATGCTTCGCTTTCATCGTATCGAGATAAAGAAGCGTACATTCAAACGGTAGAGTTATCGATTTATATTGATAAAAATCAACAAGGGCATGGCATTGGAAAACAGCTTATGAAACGCATTTTGGAATTGGCTAAAGAACTTAACCATCATGTTGTCATTTCAGGGATTACAAAAGGGAATGATATCAGTATCAAAATGCATGAACAATTTAATTTTACGTTTTGCGGAGAATTTAAAGAAGTAGGCTGGAAATTTAATCAGTGGCAAGATGTTCTTTTTTATCAGCTTATTTTATAA
- a CDS encoding amino acid permease has product MQEQQELKRGLKSRHLTMISLGGAIGTGLFLASGGAIHTAGPGGALLAYAIIGVMVYFLMTSLAELAAYMPEAGSFSTYASRFVDPSFGFALGWNYWYNWAITIAAELSAGALIMKFWFPNSSSILWSALFLLIMFGLNYLSVKGFGESEFWFSLIKVVTVIIFLVIGIMMIFGIFNNEAPGFKNFTLGDGPIHGGFFTVLGIFMAAGFSFQGTELLGVAAGESEDPEKTVPRAVKQVFWRILLFYILAIFVIGMLIPYTADSLASDDVRVSPFTLIFERAGLAFAASAINAVILTAVLSAGNSGMYASTRMLWNLAKDGKAPRFLAKVNKRGVPVNALIATALVGTLAFGASFFGDGAVYTWLLNASGMSGFIAWLGIAISHYRFRRAFVAQGHDLSELPYHAKLFPFGPIFAFILCAVVILGQNYSAFMGDSIDWYGVLVSYIGLPLFLIVWLGYKWTKKSKLIPLKECQVTVKKYE; this is encoded by the coding sequence ATGCAAGAGCAGCAAGAATTAAAACGTGGGTTGAAATCTCGCCACTTAACGATGATTTCATTAGGAGGAGCCATTGGAACCGGCTTATTCCTAGCAAGTGGTGGAGCAATTCACACAGCAGGACCTGGGGGAGCACTTTTAGCTTACGCTATCATTGGCGTAATGGTTTACTTTTTGATGACCAGCCTGGCGGAGCTCGCAGCTTATATGCCTGAAGCTGGTTCGTTTAGTACGTATGCGTCTCGGTTTGTAGATCCATCCTTTGGTTTCGCTCTCGGCTGGAACTACTGGTATAACTGGGCTATTACGATTGCAGCTGAATTATCCGCTGGAGCCCTTATTATGAAATTTTGGTTCCCGAACTCTTCTTCTATTTTATGGAGCGCCCTCTTTTTATTAATTATGTTTGGGCTTAACTACCTTTCTGTAAAGGGATTTGGTGAATCTGAATTTTGGTTTTCTTTAATTAAAGTAGTAACGGTTATCATCTTTTTAGTTATTGGTATTATGATGATTTTTGGTATCTTTAACAATGAAGCACCAGGTTTTAAAAACTTCACACTTGGTGATGGACCCATTCACGGTGGATTCTTTACTGTACTAGGTATTTTTATGGCTGCTGGTTTTTCATTCCAAGGAACAGAGCTGCTTGGAGTCGCAGCGGGAGAAAGTGAAGATCCGGAAAAAACGGTTCCTCGCGCAGTTAAACAAGTCTTCTGGCGCATCTTGTTATTTTATATTTTAGCTATTTTTGTTATCGGAATGCTTATTCCATACACAGCTGATTCATTAGCAAGTGATGACGTGCGAGTAAGTCCGTTTACTCTAATATTCGAACGAGCAGGTCTGGCGTTTGCAGCATCAGCTATCAATGCCGTTATTTTAACAGCCGTTTTATCTGCTGGTAACTCAGGTATGTATGCTTCTACGCGTATGCTGTGGAACTTAGCGAAAGATGGAAAAGCACCAAGGTTCTTAGCAAAAGTTAATAAACGAGGCGTTCCGGTTAATGCTTTAATCGCAACGGCACTTGTCGGTACACTTGCATTTGGTGCTTCATTTTTTGGAGACGGAGCGGTATACACATGGTTACTTAACGCTTCTGGTATGTCTGGTTTTATTGCTTGGTTAGGAATTGCGATTAGCCACTATCGTTTTAGAAGAGCATTTGTTGCTCAAGGTCATGATTTAAGTGAACTTCCATATCATGCGAAACTTTTCCCATTTGGCCCTATCTTTGCATTTATTTTATGTGCCGTTGTTATTTTAGGCCAAAACTATTCGGCGTTTATGGGTGACTCGATTGACTGGTACGGTGTACTTGTTTCTTATATCGGACTTCCTTTATTCTTAATTGTTTGGTTAGGATATAAATGGACGAAAAAGTCGAAACTTATCCCTTTAAAAGAATGCCAAGTAACAGTGAAAAAGTACGAATAA
- the thiT gene encoding energy-coupled thiamine transporter ThiT, with amino-acid sequence MNDSKTGVRNVNKALPLQAKIEIAIFAALALLLDLLPSLKIATAVSISFSMVPIFIMCFRWGVKGGALSGLLWGLLQLATGTAYILTALQTFIEYIVAFAFIGFGGIFSQSIKTNLANNNRSKAFVLIVLSLIIGSFARYFWHFIAGIIFWGSYAPKGMSALWYSFSMNGISMVGSLIACLIILSLLIPSASRMIVTKSHS; translated from the coding sequence ATGAATGATTCAAAAACAGGGGTGAGAAACGTGAATAAAGCATTACCTTTACAAGCTAAAATTGAAATAGCTATTTTTGCAGCATTGGCACTTCTACTTGATCTTTTGCCTTCCCTTAAAATTGCAACGGCTGTGAGTATTTCGTTCTCCATGGTGCCCATTTTTATTATGTGCTTTCGCTGGGGAGTAAAAGGCGGGGCTCTATCTGGTCTATTATGGGGGCTTTTGCAGTTGGCAACAGGAACGGCTTACATTTTAACGGCGCTGCAAACATTTATTGAATATATTGTTGCTTTTGCTTTTATAGGTTTTGGAGGTATTTTTTCACAATCTATTAAAACAAATTTAGCTAACAATAACAGATCAAAAGCTTTTGTTTTAATTGTTTTATCCCTTATTATCGGCAGCTTCGCACGTTATTTCTGGCACTTTATTGCTGGTATTATTTTCTGGGGATCATATGCACCAAAGGGCATGTCCGCTCTGTGGTATTCTTTTTCAATGAACGGTATTTCAATGGTAGGATCACTAATAGCCTGCTTAATCATTCTTTCACTGTTGATTCCATCCGCATCAAGAATGATTGTAACTAAATCGCACTCATAA
- a CDS encoding ethanolamine ammonia-lyase reactivating factor EutA has translation MLQKWITSIGLDIGTSTTKLIVSKLLIANEQNQFTLPGCQIIDRRVTYASSIYTTPMVDDVEIDVQRLTVLLEKEYKKAGISLDQVEAGAVIITGETARKQNAESIVHYLAEHAGNFVVATAGADLEGILAAKGSGAIERSAETNQVIANIDVGGGTANIALCQNGKVIETFTLHVGGRLIRLNSEGFVTYVSPYLTEFLKNNSLMLREGEKATFEQLSSICQLLAEETLNYVRALKETSSLLVSPHTRFSIQPETIMVSGGVGAMMKKQKPKTVKEVAVHGDIGPLLAYHIQSIYVSQAAETTRATVIGAGMQNTEVSGSTIYIGSKRLPLKNIPIMEIPVQQEKEWNPQLFQKRARTACMHASTIFSAEDPPAAIALSHFPYCSYKMLQELAKIISAEFITCFKGAKCLVVLCEQDIAKALGQALAKQKKELEIICLDQIDFTHGDYIDLGLPVAGEAISVSVKTLAFSS, from the coding sequence ATGCTACAGAAATGGATAACGAGCATAGGTTTAGATATTGGAACAAGCACAACCAAACTGATTGTAAGCAAGCTGTTAATAGCAAATGAACAAAATCAGTTTACGCTGCCAGGCTGTCAAATTATTGATCGTCGCGTAACGTATGCAAGTTCCATCTATACCACACCTATGGTAGACGACGTTGAAATCGATGTTCAAAGATTAACAGTACTACTAGAAAAAGAGTACAAAAAAGCAGGAATCTCCTTAGATCAAGTGGAGGCGGGTGCTGTCATCATCACAGGAGAAACTGCTCGGAAGCAAAATGCAGAAAGTATTGTTCACTATCTAGCCGAACATGCTGGGAATTTTGTTGTTGCAACAGCTGGTGCCGACTTGGAAGGGATATTAGCAGCAAAAGGATCAGGAGCAATCGAACGTTCTGCTGAAACAAATCAAGTAATTGCCAATATTGATGTAGGAGGAGGCACTGCTAACATCGCTTTATGTCAAAACGGAAAAGTGATAGAAACGTTTACACTGCATGTAGGTGGAAGGTTAATTCGTCTGAATTCAGAAGGTTTTGTAACCTACGTCTCGCCTTATTTAACTGAATTTTTAAAAAATAATTCCTTGATGCTACGAGAAGGCGAAAAAGCCACATTTGAACAGCTTTCATCTATCTGTCAATTACTAGCTGAAGAAACCTTGAATTATGTAAGAGCACTTAAAGAAACCTCTTCGCTGCTCGTTTCCCCTCATACAAGATTTTCTATCCAGCCAGAAACAATCATGGTTTCAGGAGGAGTAGGAGCAATGATGAAGAAACAAAAGCCAAAAACAGTGAAGGAAGTGGCCGTACACGGAGATATCGGTCCGTTGCTAGCGTATCATATTCAATCAATATACGTATCTCAAGCCGCTGAAACAACGCGCGCTACTGTAATTGGGGCCGGCATGCAAAATACAGAAGTTAGCGGATCAACCATATACATTGGGTCTAAACGGCTGCCGCTGAAAAATATTCCGATTATGGAGATACCCGTTCAGCAAGAAAAGGAGTGGAATCCGCAGCTGTTTCAAAAAAGAGCTCGAACGGCATGTATGCATGCTTCAACTATTTTCAGCGCAGAAGACCCTCCCGCTGCTATTGCTTTGTCTCATTTTCCATACTGCAGCTATAAGATGCTTCAAGAATTAGCAAAAATAATAAGTGCTGAATTTATTACTTGTTTTAAAGGAGCTAAATGCCTCGTTGTTCTATGCGAGCAAGATATTGCAAAAGCTTTAGGACAAGCACTGGCTAAACAGAAGAAAGAGTTAGAAATTATCTGTTTAGATCAAATTGATTTTACACATGGAGATTATATCGACCTAGGGTTACCAGTAGCGGGAGAAGCGATCTCTGTTTCTGTTAAAACACTCGCTTTTTCGTCATAA
- a CDS encoding ethanolamine ammonia-lyase subunit EutB yields the protein MFKTTRLLGETFSFYSLKEIMAKANEERSGDQLAGVSAESMKERMAAKQVLANITLADIRNYPLLSADEDNVSALIESQIDSSVYDIIKNWTVGDLREYILSDQHSGEDILALSKGLSSEMIAAATKIMSNLDLIQGAAKIEVQTTCQTTIGQKGVLASRAQPNHPSDNLKGMRASLYEALSYGIGDAVIGINPVIDTTDNIYALLNETKNIINEWSIPTQNCVLSHVTSQMRAIEKGASADLIFQSLAGTEAGNDSFGISLSMLDEATALIHEKGTAKGPNRWYFETGQGSELSAEAHYNIDQVTLEARCYGLSRHYKPFLVNTVVGFIGPEYLYNSKQVLRAGLEDHFMGKMHGLPMGVDVCYTNHMDADQNDMDNLSMLLGTAGVNFVIGVPMADDCMLNYQSLSYHDIATVRHVLERTPTPLFQRWLEDQGIMENGRFTSRAGDPTIFMNLI from the coding sequence ATGTTTAAAACTACACGATTATTAGGAGAAACATTTTCATTTTATAGCTTAAAAGAAATCATGGCCAAAGCAAATGAAGAACGTTCTGGAGATCAGCTAGCAGGAGTTAGTGCTGAGTCAATGAAAGAACGAATGGCAGCCAAACAAGTCCTAGCGAATATCACGCTCGCTGATATTCGAAATTACCCGCTACTCAGCGCAGATGAAGACAACGTCTCGGCGTTAATCGAAAGTCAGATTGATTCATCGGTTTACGATATTATTAAAAATTGGACAGTAGGGGATTTGAGAGAATACATTTTATCCGATCAACATAGCGGAGAAGATATTCTTGCACTTAGCAAAGGATTAAGCAGCGAAATGATTGCGGCGGCTACTAAAATTATGTCCAATTTAGATTTAATTCAAGGAGCTGCCAAAATAGAAGTCCAAACCACTTGTCAAACGACTATCGGCCAAAAAGGAGTATTGGCTTCAAGAGCTCAGCCTAATCACCCTTCAGATAACTTAAAAGGAATGAGAGCATCCTTATATGAAGCATTAAGCTATGGAATTGGCGATGCGGTTATCGGAATTAACCCAGTTATTGACACAACGGATAATATCTACGCACTTTTAAATGAAACAAAAAATATAATCAATGAATGGTCAATCCCTACTCAAAACTGTGTATTATCACATGTAACGAGTCAGATGAGAGCAATTGAAAAAGGAGCATCCGCTGACTTGATTTTTCAAAGTTTGGCAGGCACAGAAGCCGGTAATGACTCATTTGGAATTTCATTGTCTATGCTCGATGAAGCTACAGCGTTAATTCATGAAAAAGGTACAGCAAAAGGTCCAAATCGCTGGTATTTTGAAACAGGACAAGGTTCTGAATTGTCAGCAGAAGCTCACTATAATATTGATCAAGTAACACTTGAAGCTAGATGCTACGGCTTATCTCGTCACTACAAGCCTTTCTTAGTTAACACAGTTGTCGGATTTATCGGACCTGAATATTTATATAACAGCAAACAAGTCCTACGAGCTGGGTTAGAAGATCATTTTATGGGCAAAATGCACGGCCTGCCTATGGGAGTAGACGTATGTTACACCAACCATATGGATGCTGATCAAAATGATATGGATAATTTAAGTATGCTTCTAGGAACAGCTGGAGTGAACTTTGTAATAGGAGTGCCCATGGCTGATGACTGCATGTTAAACTACCAGTCCCTTAGTTATCATGATATCGCAACGGTACGTCATGTGTTAGAACGTACCCCAACTCCTTTATTTCAAAGGTGGCTTGAAGATCAGGGTATTATGGAAAACGGACGCTTTACATCTAGAGCTGGAGACCCAACTATTTTTATGAATTTGATTTAA
- the eutC gene encoding ethanolamine ammonia-lyase subunit EutC: MIPKSNRNPLETLKQFTPARIGVGRTGTRPLTKDVLSFRTDHAAAVDSVYGAVSQDILSEFNLFSVNTRVESKEHYLKRPDQGRLLADNAKKEIFKNCVQQPDVQVVVSDGLSAKAIEENISDVYPALIDSLQSYGLRVGTSFFVKGGRVACMDEIGEIIKPKALVLLIGERPGLVSAESMSAYMCYEPSKGKKESDRMVISNIHRRGTPPIEAAAHIGTMIDKMIKQQTSGVHLIV, encoded by the coding sequence ATGATACCAAAGTCAAATCGCAATCCGCTTGAAACACTTAAACAATTTACCCCTGCCCGCATTGGTGTCGGCCGTACAGGAACAAGGCCGCTAACCAAAGATGTTTTATCTTTTCGTACGGATCATGCCGCAGCCGTAGACTCTGTATACGGAGCAGTTTCACAAGATATTTTATCTGAGTTTAACCTTTTCTCCGTGAATACACGCGTGGAGTCGAAAGAACATTACTTAAAACGACCGGATCAAGGAAGATTATTAGCAGATAACGCTAAGAAAGAGATTTTTAAAAACTGCGTTCAGCAGCCTGATGTACAAGTAGTGGTATCAGATGGACTGAGCGCCAAGGCAATCGAAGAAAACATAAGCGACGTGTATCCTGCTTTAATTGATTCACTGCAGTCATATGGGCTTCGTGTCGGGACTTCTTTTTTTGTAAAAGGAGGACGAGTTGCATGTATGGATGAAATTGGCGAGATCATAAAGCCAAAAGCACTTGTGTTATTGATTGGAGAGCGACCTGGACTTGTCAGTGCCGAATCAATGAGTGCTTACATGTGCTATGAACCTAGCAAAGGCAAAAAAGAGTCTGATCGTATGGTTATTTCTAATATTCATAGAAGAGGAACGCCTCCGATTGAGGCAGCCGCACATATCGGTACCATGATTGACAAAATGATCAAGCAGCAAACAAGCGGTGTACATCTTATTGTCTAA
- the eat gene encoding ethanolamine permease, whose translation MALQKQLKPIHLWAISVGMVISGQYFGWNYGFEQGGIIGLAIATLIVTVFYTTFMFSYAELSTSIPQAGGPSAYARRALGPFGGYIAGIACLLEFIFAPPAIAVSTGAYLHFLIPAVNPVYATVGAFIFFVLLNLIGVKEVAVIELTATIVALIGLSIFYVAGLPHVQTSNIFNDHSFINGPTGVLAAIPFAVWFYLAIEGGAMAAEEVENPKKNIPKGFIGAIITLATATLFTLFVTAGLGGGSGKLADYPLPQALSSVYGNGISTVVAIIGLFGLIASLNGIIMGFSRQTYALARDGYFPKFLAKTNKKGVPVGGLLIPGAIGVICAGSATFANALIILSVFGAMMMYCISLVSLFILRKKEPNLSRPFKVNYPVVPSIALVLGILCLYSIIKYSVLTTNLMLFGVSLPLIYVILGIFLLSIIYYVFYGSRQLKKEAANSYQEASIK comes from the coding sequence ATGGCGTTACAAAAACAATTAAAACCTATTCATTTATGGGCTATTTCAGTCGGGATGGTTATTTCAGGACAATATTTTGGGTGGAATTACGGGTTTGAACAAGGCGGGATTATTGGACTTGCAATCGCAACCTTGATTGTAACCGTGTTTTATACGACGTTTATGTTCAGCTATGCAGAGCTTTCAACATCTATCCCACAAGCCGGCGGACCTTCAGCTTATGCAAGAAGGGCACTTGGACCTTTCGGCGGATATATCGCAGGAATCGCATGCTTGCTTGAATTTATTTTTGCTCCTCCTGCTATTGCGGTATCAACAGGAGCATATCTACACTTTCTTATTCCAGCTGTTAATCCTGTATATGCAACGGTAGGCGCCTTTATTTTCTTTGTTTTACTAAATTTAATCGGGGTAAAAGAAGTAGCAGTGATTGAGCTTACAGCTACCATTGTTGCACTAATTGGTTTATCTATTTTTTATGTAGCTGGTTTACCTCATGTACAAACATCGAATATTTTTAATGATCACTCATTTATTAACGGTCCAACAGGGGTACTAGCAGCTATTCCATTCGCTGTTTGGTTTTATCTAGCAATAGAAGGCGGAGCTATGGCGGCGGAAGAAGTGGAAAACCCTAAGAAAAATATCCCTAAAGGGTTTATTGGAGCGATTATTACTCTGGCAACCGCAACGTTATTTACGCTATTTGTAACAGCAGGACTTGGCGGAGGAAGCGGAAAGCTAGCCGATTATCCACTTCCACAGGCGCTGTCTTCTGTATACGGAAATGGTATTTCAACGGTTGTTGCTATTATTGGATTATTCGGATTGATTGCTAGTTTAAATGGAATCATCATGGGGTTTTCAAGACAAACCTATGCGCTCGCACGAGATGGTTACTTCCCTAAATTTCTTGCTAAAACTAATAAAAAAGGAGTTCCTGTCGGCGGCCTGTTGATTCCGGGAGCAATCGGTGTGATTTGCGCAGGATCTGCAACGTTTGCGAATGCACTTATTATCTTATCGGTATTCGGAGCGATGATGATGTACTGTATCAGTTTAGTTTCTCTCTTTATTTTACGCAAAAAAGAACCTAACCTATCTCGACCTTTTAAAGTGAATTACCCGGTAGTGCCAAGCATTGCCTTAGTATTAGGGATTCTGTGCTTATACAGCATCATAAAATACAGTGTTCTTACGACAAATTTAATGTTGTTTGGTGTTTCTCTACCTTTAATTTATGTGATTCTTGGAATTTTCCTTCTTTCAATTATTTACTATGTCTTTTATGGTTCTAGACAGCTTAAAAAAGAAGCAGCCAATTCATATCAAGAAGCATCTATTAAATAA